One genomic region from Microcystis panniformis FACHB-1757 encodes:
- a CDS encoding ISAs1 family transposase — MLSLIEKLKQVKDFRKDKGKRHPLWIVLVVIILGTMLGYSGYRELGEFAKNNRHRLSKEFNIIPERVPSYSTIRRVMMGVDWQSLLKMFNEWALQEYGQRDDINWLGIDGKSLKNTLKNPNNEQQNFIMFISLFSQESGLVLHLKRIENKKGSEIDEGQAIIEDCSLQNKVFTGDALHCQKKTISLIAKTKNDYVITVKGNQKNLYQRIQDLSNSSKPESFFLEQDNSHGRKISRKIEVFKVRKNERKGFENLRRVIKVERRGSRGDKTYEETAYYISSLTESAEVFAKIIRGHWKIENQLHWVKDVIFEEDKSEISDFQAASNWSILTTIGLNLFRGLGFLSITEGQRWLAERWEKLIVLST; from the coding sequence ATGTTGAGCTTAATAGAAAAACTAAAACAAGTCAAGGACTTTCGGAAAGATAAAGGAAAAAGACACCCTTTATGGATAGTATTAGTAGTAATAATACTAGGAACAATGCTAGGATACTCAGGTTATAGAGAACTAGGAGAGTTTGCTAAAAATAATCGGCACAGGCTGAGTAAAGAATTTAACATAATTCCAGAAAGAGTCCCATCCTATTCAACAATTAGAAGGGTAATGATGGGAGTTGACTGGCAGAGTTTGTTAAAAATGTTTAATGAATGGGCATTACAAGAATATGGACAAAGAGATGATATAAATTGGCTAGGCATAGATGGAAAAAGTCTCAAAAACACCCTAAAGAATCCTAACAATGAACAACAAAATTTTATCATGTTTATCTCATTGTTTAGTCAAGAAAGTGGCTTGGTATTACACTTAAAAAGAATCGAAAACAAAAAAGGGTCTGAAATCGACGAAGGGCAAGCTATAATTGAGGATTGCTCTCTCCAAAATAAAGTTTTTACTGGGGATGCTTTACACTGTCAGAAGAAAACAATCAGCTTAATAGCCAAGACTAAAAATGACTATGTTATCACCGTTAAAGGAAATCAGAAAAATCTTTATCAGCGAATACAAGACCTGAGTAATTCCTCAAAGCCAGAAAGTTTTTTTCTTGAACAAGATAATAGTCATGGACGAAAAATATCAAGAAAAATAGAAGTTTTTAAAGTGAGGAAAAATGAAAGAAAAGGGTTTGAAAATCTGCGAAGAGTTATTAAAGTAGAAAGAAGGGGTAGTCGCGGGGATAAAACCTATGAAGAAACAGCTTACTATATCAGTAGCCTAACCGAATCCGCCGAAGTATTTGCTAAAATTATTCGAGGACACTGGAAAATAGAAAATCAGTTACATTGGGTAAAAGATGTAATTTTTGAGGAAGATAAAAGCGAAATTAGTGATTTTCAAGCGGCCAGCAATTGGTCAATTCTCACAACCATAGGATTGAATCTTTTCAGAGGTTTGGGTTTTCTCTCAATCACAGAGGGACAGAGGTGGTTAGCTGAACGTTGGGAAAAACTGATAGTTTTATCGACGTAA